One Polynucleobacter sp. SHI8 genomic window, ACACATTATTGCTATCGTAATTAACCGCTGAAGCTAAATTACTATAACCACTTAAATTAGTTGAGACGGTATCAAACTTTCCTGATAAGCCACCTGTTGTTGTAAGAATCGTATATTTTTTGGGTGTGTATGTACCTGTTGTTGCGATTAGCTCAAGTGACCCAGCTACATTCGCTGTTCCAGGACTACCGGATATAGCTAACTGACTATTTTGGGTAGGATTAACCTCAATTGAGAGTTTGCCATTCGACGATTGTGTGTATGCGCCACTGAGGGACAATGTACCAATCGATCCCCCTGGCCTAACAACACCATCAATAAATATTGCACCGGCAATAGTTCCATGACCGATCAAAGTTGCCTGATTGTTGACGACGACATTCGCTACTAATGAGGCATTTGGATTATTGGCATCCCCAATAGCTAATGTGCCTCCTGTTACAGCTACTCCACCACTAATAATGTTGTTTGAGGCATTGAGGGTGGTTGTACCGGTTTTGGTTGGATCAGAAATAACTAATTTTGTATTATCAGTTGAAGTAATCGCTCCATTGTAAGTAGCCTTATAACCATTGGAGTTTAGTGTCACACTACTTCCTGATAAAGAAATGGGGGCAGTGATTGCAACAGAATTTGTTGCTAAAAGTGTTCCAGAGTTAAGGCTAATGGAGGACGCATTGACGAGGTCGTTGAGATTCGTTGTCGTATTTGAAACAACTGGGTTACTGATATATGGATCTACTTTCATACTCCAACAACCTGTACAAGAATTATCTGCATATAAGCTATAACTGAATGCACCATAGACTCCAGAAGTTCCGGTAATCGTAAAGCCTGTACCTGTAATGACTCCCTGGGATAAAACACCAGTTAAGCCCTGTAAGACATTGTTATAAGTACCAGTGGCAATTGAAGAAGCCGCAATACTTGATGTTGAACCTGAACTATTGGTGTAGGTAATCGGTGAAAATCCGGTTGCACTACCGTAAATACCAAAGGCCATTGCACCACTAGGAAGTGCAAGGACAGATAGTTGACCATAGCTCGTTGGTGAACGAATAATGACATTGTAATTAACTGGCAAGATACCCGCATAGGTTAAAGCACCAGCAGTATTACCAACGCCTTGTAAATTGTTTAAGGCCTGAATCGTACCGTTATTAAGAATACCAACAGACGGAGCACTAACTGATCCTCCAACACTCGACATCGTACCAATATTAGTAACACTCGAAAGAATAGTCTGTGTTTGAAGACCGTCAATAATATCTGGAGAACTATTCTTTAAAATGGCACTATTTTGTCCATCAACTAACATCGTACCTGTGTTTACGATCTTTGAACCTGCACTACTATTGGAATTTTCAATTAAGACAGTATTGTCTGTTGGGGTAGTGTTACCCAATGCTGAAATCGTGCCATTATTAGTTATATCTAAAATGCCGCCAGCAAGATTTCTGAATAAAAGTGATGGATAGTTTGGGGTAACTGTACCAACAATGTCCGTGGTTATTGATCCATTATTTAAAAGGGTTGTGGATGGCAAATAATTGCTCTGGGAATATCCATAAAATGGAGAATTAGAGACAATTCCAAATTTGTTGCCAGAATCAGGAGAAGTGATCTTTATTTCACCTAAAGTATCATTAAAGAGATTTAACCCACCCCAAACATTAATCATCACTTTTGCGGGTCCTGTAATTGAACCGTAATTATTCAGCGTTAAAAAACCTCCATAATCGATCGTTGTAATAGCTGAACCATTCGTTATTGAAGAATTATTGACAATCGTTGCACTTGAAAATAAGTTAGTAGGGGTAAAGGTATCTAAATTAAAAGTTACACTAGTTTGTGGGATTGAATTAGTCCAAGTACATTCTGAACTAAGGACTCCAAAATAAGAACTTGGAGTTGCACAAGATGCCCACACAAAGTTTGGTGAGGATAAAAGAAGAATTACCGTCAATAGAAGGCAATTCATACTTGTATTGTAAGTAACCAATAAACGAAAAAACGATCTAAATCTGATGTGTAAATTTATGCGGATGAATGTATTAAAAAGGTACTTAAAGCAAGAGATCATATTCAAACATTCAAAAAAGGACTATAGGATTAATACGAACAAAATTCGAAATTCTTTACCCCAATAATGGCATTTATCGTCATCTGAAAAGAAATCAGTTTTTTACAGGGATTTTATGTGGTTATTAAGGCTTTTTGGAGGCGCGAGAGGGAATCGAACCCCCGTTCAAAGCTTTGCAGGCTTCTGCCTAACCACTCGGCCATCGCGCCATTTGTGCGGAATAAAAAGGGAAGCTTTTGGCTTCCCCACATATTCTGGAGCGGGAGACGAGGCTCGAACTCGCGACCTCAACCTTGGCAAGGTTGCGCTCTACCAACTGAGCTACTCCCGCATATTTATTTAATCTCTAATTTTATTCAGAAATCAAATAAGTCTTATATTCTACCAAACTTTAATTTAAATATCTAG contains:
- a CDS encoding autotransporter outer membrane beta-barrel domain-containing protein, with amino-acid sequence MNCLLLTVILLLSSPNFVWASCATPSSYFGVLSSECTWTNSIPQTSVTFNLDTFTPTNLFSSATIVNNSSITNGSAITTIDYGGFLTLNNYGSITGPAKVMINVWGGLNLFNDTLGEIKITSPDSGNKFGIVSNSPFYGYSQSNYLPSTTLLNNGSITTDIVGTVTPNYPSLLFRNLAGGILDITNNGTISALGNTTPTDNTVLIENSNSSAGSKIVNTGTMLVDGQNSAILKNSSPDIIDGLQTQTILSSVTNIGTMSSVGGSVSAPSVGILNNGTIQALNNLQGVGNTAGALTYAGILPVNYNVIIRSPTSYGQLSVLALPSGAMAFGIYGSATGFSPITYTNSSGSTSSIAASSIATGTYNNVLQGLTGVLSQGVITGTGFTITGTSGVYGAFSYSLYADNSCTGCWSMKVDPYISNPVVSNTTTNLNDLVNASSISLNSGTLLATNSVAITAPISLSGSSVTLNSNGYKATYNGAITSTDNTKLVISDPTKTGTTTLNASNNIISGGVAVTGGTLAIGDANNPNASLVANVVVNNQATLIGHGTIAGAIFIDGVVRPGGSIGTLSLSGAYTQSSNGKLSIEVNPTQNSQLAISGSPGTANVAGSLELIATTGTYTPKKYTILTTTGGLSGKFDTVSTNLSGYSNLASAVNYDSNNVYYTIYPFTLSNVQDSIAATANALQSVYAIQSSALNAGLNYDCNISNSNQMCVSTGGRYTVVNTSENSTNALLIGSYRLSPNFRVGGFLDQNLSANQFSSGISYGNNRPMIGLFGVWSPEKDRVISVRVAVEYGDKDISITRPVINGTEPGTGTTRLNSQGASITSEYQIPVIRNLSFSPYIGLRYTKVAGSSYTEQSSSKVTAPLTVDALTQETSSALLGLKSNALIGQYTHVYGSLGIEQDINQHGGNYSASGIIGLSDINLSNSKKTRPTANLGLAYDLGKNQRVNLSYLYMQAPFSNIGSSSILLMYQMGL